The genomic stretch CCTGTGCCGTAGATGACACAGGTCTTCCCTATACTGGTCCATGGTTTCATGCAAGTTTATCGCGCCAAAAACCCGCGCAAATCGCCCCTCTGGCAGTGCGCCAACCGCCATTACGACGAGTTCGAAGCCCTTTACCCCGAGAAGTACGAGCCGCGCTATGGCCGGCTGCGGCCCGTTATCCCGCAGGTGGTGAGCAAATTCCTGGGGTGCGGCGACCTGCATCGGGGCTTTGCCCGCATCCGGTGTGAGCATTGCAAGCACGAGTACTTGCTGGCCTTTTCGTGCAAAAGCCGCTGGTTCTGCCCCTCGTGCCATCAGAAGAATGTGCAAACCACCGCCCGATTCATTGTCGAGGGTGTGCTGGCCCCGGTGCCCCACTCCCATCACGTCCTGGCGATTCCTCGAATGCTCCGGCCTTACTTCCAACGCCATCGCCACCTGCTCAAGCATCTCTGCCGGCTGGCCAATGAAAGCCTTACCGAGTACCTCCAGACCGCCTTGGATTGTCCGGACGGCGTCCCGGGCATCATCCTGACGCTGCACACCTTCGGTGAGTACCTCGACTTTCATCCCCATATCCATGCCCTGGTGGCTGACGGTTTGTTCGCGC from Verrucomicrobiia bacterium encodes the following:
- a CDS encoding transposase zinc-binding domain-containing protein, translating into MTQVFPILVHGFMQVYRAKNPRKSPLWQCANRHYDEFEALYPEKYEPRYGRLRPVIPQVVSKFLGCGDLHRGFARIRCEHCKHEYLLAFSCKSRWFCPSCHQKNVQTTARFIVEGVLAPVPHSHHVLAIPRMLRPYFQRHRHLLKHLCRLANESLTEYLQTALDCPDGVPGIILTLHTFGEYLDFHPHIHALVADGLFA